A genomic window from Thermococcus nautili includes:
- a CDS encoding IS1/IS1595 family N-terminal zinc-binding domain-containing protein encodes MRGGEVLRALRRILATPEEIIVMKASAIAPPRCPDCGSTSLVRIGGVIKANGLRVQRFRCRVCGRTFTELEGTPLKGLHDIRFALVVAYLFLCLGMEPKIIARVTGRSYSTVIRLAKRVKQHETFFRDLLVSLGVTLGTECYLK; translated from the coding sequence GTGAGAGGGGGAGAGGTTTTAAGGGCGCTGAGGCGAATCCTTGCTACACCAGAGGAGATAATTGTAATGAAGGCATCGGCTATAGCCCCGCCGAGATGTCCGGACTGCGGCTCAACGTCCCTGGTAAGAATAGGGGGAGTCATCAAAGCGAACGGTCTAAGAGTTCAGCGGTTCAGGTGCAGGGTCTGCGGTAGAACCTTCACCGAATTGGAGGGGACTCCATTAAAGGGACTCCATGACATTCGTTTTGCCCTAGTAGTTGCGTATCTCTTTTTATGTCTTGGAATGGAGCCGAAGATAATAGCCAGAGTGACGGGGCGTTCTTATTCTACTGTGATTAGACTGGCAAAGCGGGTGAAGCAACATGAAACTTTTTTCAGGGACCTATTGGTTTCGTTGGGTGTTACTTTGGGAACAGAGTGTTACCTTAAATAA
- a CDS encoding IS1/IS1595 family N-terminal zinc-binding domain-containing protein, whose translation MRQSEGCGFGLACPACGSREVVRIGYVGRGSFRVQRFQCRRCGRTFTELEGTPFKGVHDPKALVAVAYLRLRAGLSESSIARLLGIPYPTVRRLSRRVLEHKGFMERLLDVLLEAHI comes from the coding sequence TTGAGGCAATCAGAAGGGTGCGGCTTCGGCCTCGCGTGTCCGGCCTGCGGTTCGAGGGAAGTGGTTAGGATAGGCTACGTTGGCAGGGGAAGCTTTAGAGTCCAGCGCTTCCAGTGCAGGCGCTGTGGCAGGACGTTCACTGAACTCGAGGGTACTCCCTTCAAGGGCGTCCACGACCCCAAGGCCCTAGTGGCGGTTGCTTACCTGCGCCTCAGGGCAGGTCTCAGCGAGTCCAGTATAGCTAGGCTCCTCGGGATTCCGTATCCAACTGTGAGGCGGCTGTCAAGACGAGTGCTTGAACACAAGGGCTTCATGGAGCGGCTGCTGGACGTGTTACTGGAGGCTCACATCTGA
- a CDS encoding NAD(P)/FAD-dependent oxidoreductase, protein MVSGNGGERFYDVVIIGAGPAGLFAAYELAEKSDLSVLVIDEGGDVKQRVCPMFELGYCIECKPCHIMSGVGGAGGLSDGTINLRPDIGGDLSELTNDENYAWQLVWEVDQIFLKHKAPRNLYKGDPEQVRYWEQKAAQAGVKFIPIIQRHIGSDRTPDVIDDIKRHLESKGVEFLLWTKALEFGKGWVKVRRGKDVFEIKAKYIIVAPGRGGADWFHEVAQKIGLKARHGPIDVGVRVEVPAIVMEPITSINHDPKFHIYTDTYDDFVRTFCTNPNGFVVEERYDGYVGVNGHSMHEKKSNNTNFAFLSRIELTEPVEDTTAYGKSIAQLATTIGGGKPLIQRLGDLRRGRRSTWARIRRSDVEPTLKNVTPGDIAMALPHRVVTNIIEGLEKLDRVLPGVASDHTLLYAPEIKYYAMKVEVDENLETSIEGIFAAGDGAGLSRDIVNAAATGLLAARGILKKEGLYTEKDFRKPGNWKERIEALS, encoded by the coding sequence ATGGTTTCCGGAAACGGAGGCGAAAGGTTCTACGACGTTGTTATTATCGGAGCCGGCCCGGCCGGGCTTTTCGCGGCCTACGAGCTGGCTGAAAAGAGCGACCTGAGCGTTCTCGTCATTGACGAAGGTGGCGACGTCAAGCAGAGAGTTTGCCCCATGTTCGAGCTCGGCTACTGCATAGAGTGCAAGCCCTGCCACATAATGAGCGGCGTTGGAGGAGCCGGCGGATTAAGCGACGGCACGATAAACCTCCGCCCGGACATCGGAGGCGATTTAAGCGAGCTGACCAACGACGAGAACTACGCCTGGCAGCTCGTCTGGGAGGTCGACCAGATTTTTCTGAAACATAAAGCCCCGAGGAACCTCTACAAGGGCGACCCCGAGCAGGTTAGATACTGGGAGCAAAAGGCGGCGCAGGCCGGCGTCAAGTTCATCCCGATAATCCAGAGGCACATCGGTTCGGACAGGACGCCCGACGTCATAGACGACATCAAGCGGCACCTCGAGAGCAAAGGTGTGGAGTTCCTCCTCTGGACGAAGGCCCTGGAGTTCGGAAAGGGCTGGGTGAAGGTAAGGCGCGGAAAGGACGTCTTCGAGATTAAGGCGAAGTACATCATCGTCGCCCCCGGCAGGGGTGGGGCGGACTGGTTCCACGAGGTGGCTCAGAAAATAGGCCTCAAGGCCCGTCACGGTCCGATTGACGTTGGCGTCCGCGTCGAGGTTCCTGCGATAGTCATGGAGCCCATAACGAGCATAAACCACGACCCCAAGTTCCACATCTACACCGACACCTACGACGACTTCGTTAGAACCTTCTGCACCAACCCGAACGGCTTCGTCGTCGAGGAGCGCTACGACGGCTACGTCGGTGTAAACGGCCACTCGATGCACGAGAAGAAGAGCAACAACACCAACTTCGCCTTCCTGAGCAGGATAGAGCTCACCGAGCCGGTTGAGGACACGACGGCCTACGGCAAGAGCATAGCTCAGCTGGCAACAACGATAGGCGGTGGAAAACCCCTGATTCAGCGCCTCGGGGATTTAAGGAGGGGAAGGAGGAGCACGTGGGCGAGGATAAGGAGGAGCGACGTCGAGCCGACGCTGAAGAACGTAACGCCCGGCGACATAGCGATGGCTTTACCGCACCGCGTTGTGACGAACATCATAGAGGGTCTTGAGAAGCTTGACAGGGTTCTGCCCGGCGTTGCCAGCGACCACACGCTCCTCTACGCGCCGGAAATCAAGTACTACGCCATGAAGGTCGAGGTCGACGAGAACCTTGAGACCAGCATCGAGGGAATCTTTGCCGCTGGCGACGGAGCCGGTTTGAGCAGGGACATCGTCAACGCGGCCGCTACCGGACTTCTGGCGGCGAGGGGGATACTCAAGAAAGAAGGGTTATACACGGAGAAAGACTTCAGGAAGCCTGGCAACTGGAAGGAGAGAATAGAGGCCCTTAGCTAA
- a CDS encoding CBS domain-containing protein — MERPLRIKAKKARVLHTKKKLLKLKRKEELSHNIRYIGKVPVDIVMDRDFVRVKPTDSLAALISLLRDEESSAVVVDDSGRLVGFVTMKDILHLFAPPRHHSVVGLSLLKRYSINRATSVGDVMVTRPITVRSGDTLGHAIEVMLESGKHHLPVVDDENRVVGLLEVKDIIRLIRLVSL; from the coding sequence ATGGAGCGTCCGCTGAGAATTAAGGCCAAAAAGGCTAGGGTTCTCCACACAAAGAAGAAGCTCCTCAAGCTCAAGCGCAAGGAGGAGCTCAGCCACAACATCCGCTACATCGGTAAGGTTCCCGTTGATATAGTCATGGACCGCGATTTTGTCAGGGTTAAACCGACGGATTCTCTGGCGGCTCTAATCTCCCTTCTTCGCGACGAGGAGAGCTCTGCCGTCGTCGTGGACGATTCGGGAAGGCTCGTCGGCTTCGTTACCATGAAGGACATACTCCACCTCTTCGCCCCGCCGAGGCATCACTCCGTCGTTGGCCTCTCGCTCCTCAAGCGCTACTCCATCAACAGGGCCACGAGCGTCGGGGACGTCATGGTGACGAGGCCGATAACGGTTCGTTCCGGCGACACGCTCGGCCACGCTATAGAGGTCATGCTCGAGAGCGGAAAGCACCACCTCCCCGTCGTTGACGATGAGAACCGCGTCGTCGGATTACTTGAGGTCAAGGACATAATACGACTTATAAGACTCGTTTCGCTGTGA
- a CDS encoding cation:proton antiporter, whose protein sequence is MDPFLELALILVTAKLSGYLSSRVGLPSAMGQIIGGILIGVSFLDLVTYGEGIRLISDIGVVMLLFLAGLETDIEEFKRVGLPSFVIASLGVIVPFVFGYALAVEWGYPKMEALFLGGVMTATSVSLTANVLLEMKRLRSKVGSTILAAAVVDDVLGIIILTILVAMSTKGTVSPLDVGVILAEVSAFFLLSYLLGRGVIKGVLRSSHRINLPETVTSIAIVIMLLFAYLAERFEIAAITGSYLAGVLVAGSEDAKKITDKMITLGYSLFIPVFLVGVGAETDVRVLLVAGSFTLLYSLLAVIGKVLGCGAGALLTGFRKLEALQIGVGMIPRMEVGLIMANIGLAEGVLTPGSFSIAIAMVLVTTLVTPPLLKVVFSAGR, encoded by the coding sequence ATGGACCCCTTCCTGGAGCTCGCTTTAATCCTCGTAACCGCAAAGCTGTCCGGCTATCTGAGTTCCAGGGTGGGCCTTCCATCGGCGATGGGCCAGATAATTGGAGGAATCCTCATTGGAGTCAGCTTCCTCGATTTGGTGACCTACGGGGAGGGGATAAGGTTAATCTCGGACATCGGCGTGGTGATGCTCCTCTTCTTGGCCGGGCTTGAGACCGACATCGAGGAGTTCAAGCGTGTTGGGCTTCCTTCCTTCGTGATTGCTTCCCTCGGTGTAATCGTTCCCTTCGTCTTCGGCTACGCCCTCGCGGTCGAGTGGGGCTATCCCAAGATGGAGGCCCTCTTCCTTGGGGGCGTGATGACGGCCACGAGCGTCAGCTTGACCGCCAACGTGCTCCTTGAGATGAAGCGTCTCCGTTCAAAGGTCGGCTCGACGATTTTAGCGGCGGCCGTCGTTGACGACGTCCTGGGCATAATCATTCTGACTATTCTCGTCGCCATGAGCACGAAGGGGACGGTTTCTCCCCTCGACGTTGGGGTTATCCTCGCCGAGGTCTCGGCGTTCTTCCTGCTCAGCTACCTCCTCGGCAGGGGAGTGATAAAGGGAGTCCTCCGCTCGTCCCACAGGATAAACCTTCCCGAGACCGTGACGAGCATCGCGATAGTTATAATGCTCCTCTTCGCCTACCTCGCGGAGCGCTTTGAGATAGCGGCCATAACAGGCTCTTATTTAGCGGGCGTTCTCGTTGCCGGGAGCGAGGACGCGAAGAAGATAACCGACAAGATGATAACCCTCGGCTACTCGCTCTTCATCCCCGTCTTTCTCGTCGGCGTTGGGGCCGAGACGGACGTTAGGGTTCTCCTCGTGGCGGGTTCCTTCACGCTCCTCTATTCCCTCCTGGCGGTAATCGGAAAGGTTCTCGGCTGCGGCGCCGGTGCGCTCCTTACCGGCTTCAGAAAGCTTGAGGCACTTCAGATAGGCGTTGGAATGATTCCGAGGATGGAGGTGGGTCTCATAATGGCCAACATCGGCCTCGCCGAGGGCGTTCTGACCCCGGGAAGCTTTTCCATAGCTATAGCGATGGTTCTTGTGACGACCCTCGTGACGCCGCCGCTGCTTAAGGTGGTTTTCTCGGCAGGCCGCTGA